From Candidatus Nomurabacteria bacterium, one genomic window encodes:
- the recO gene encoding DNA repair protein RecO: MAYETYTTEALVCGTKDRNTADRSYLLFTRDAGMLYADARSVREERSRQRYALQDFSLLRVSLVKGKAGWKIGSIEPGRNFYHSATDKSARGSVVSVVRLLRRFLHGEGTDPELYALVISALEVLAGPLEQRAFVQMVVQVRILAALGYVDEKSIPESIRTTSISELSAQHDDVTHRAIERLYTQAVSVSHL; encoded by the coding sequence ATGGCCTACGAAACCTACACCACTGAAGCACTCGTGTGCGGGACGAAAGACCGCAATACGGCTGATCGTAGTTATTTGCTATTCACTCGTGACGCGGGGATGCTGTACGCTGACGCGCGTAGTGTTCGGGAAGAACGCTCGCGGCAGCGGTACGCGCTCCAGGACTTTTCGCTCTTGCGCGTGTCACTCGTGAAGGGGAAGGCGGGCTGGAAGATCGGCAGTATCGAACCGGGGCGGAATTTCTACCACTCTGCGACTGATAAGTCCGCGCGCGGGAGCGTGGTTAGTGTGGTGCGGCTACTGCGTCGCTTTTTGCACGGAGAAGGAACCGATCCAGAGCTCTATGCACTAGTGATCAGTGCCCTTGAAGTCCTTGCTGGACCGCTTGAACAGCGAGCATTCGTGCAAATGGTTGTCCAGGTGCGCATCTTGGCAGCGCTTGGGTATGTTGATGAAAAAAGCATCCCAGAATCTATTCGTACCACATCGATCAGTGAACTATCTGCTCAGCACGACGATGTAACGCACCGTGCAATTGAGCGGTTATATACCCAGGCCGTTTCAGTGAGTCATCTCTAG